In a genomic window of Penaeus chinensis breed Huanghai No. 1 chromosome 30, ASM1920278v2, whole genome shotgun sequence:
- the LOC125041321 gene encoding protein sel-1 homolog 1-like: MTRLKAWWAVLLVTLACVVLVSAETTPTTLISADDQEQVEVENNLESTETVNDEGEGVSREEGAEEKDGETTEDKEPKKPLTPKEIRANELYDAAMAILNQTKQDEKHAYTFLQSAAELGHTEALQKVAWARLLGKHLKQNITQAVEIFESLAMQGNADAQMGLGFMYATGIGKNSSQAKALVYYTFGALGGSQWAQMALAYRYWSGISVASNCETALTYYRKVSHTVADEVSLTRNRVVQRVRLLDEVDSPGSLSTPLDDDLIQYYQFLAEKGDVQAQVGLGQLHYQGGRGVEQDHQRALNYFVQAAEAGNANAMAFLGKMYLDGSSVVKQSNETALKYFKRAADQNNAVGQSGLGLMYLHGCGVPQDYQLALKYFTSAAEQGWVDGQLQLGNMYFSGMGVRRDYKMAIKYFNLASQSGHVLAFYNLALMQASGTGMVRSCHTSVELFKNVAERGKWGEMLMEAHSAYWDSRHTQALVTYMLLAELGYEVAQSNAAFLLDRHETELFKREESLARALMYWGRAASQGYAVARVKLGDYHYYGYGTSVDYETAAAHYRLASEQQHNAQAMFNLGYMHEQGLGLKQDMHLAKRFYDMAAEASADAQVPVALALAKLALLFTFKYFEDFKWTQLSKGSIEEFLGPDWDIYLMAVLSVVIAMLILFRRPPPPLAM, encoded by the exons ATGACGCGACTGAAGGCATGGTGGGCGGTCCTCCTGGTGACCCTTGCTTGTGTAGTGCTGGTTTCAGcagaaacaacaccaacaacg CTAATCAGTGCTGATGACCAGGAACAGGTTGAAGTCGAAAATAACCTAGAATCGACAGAGACTGTAAACGATGAAGGAGAAGGTGTCAGCAGAGAAGAAGGTGCGGAAGAGAAGGACGGGGAGACCACAGAGGATAAGGAACCTAAAAAGCCATTAACGCCAAAGGAAATCAGAG CGAATGAGTTGTACGATGCAGCCATGGCCATCTTGAACCAGACAAAGCAGGATGAGAAGCATGCCTACACATTCTTGCAGTCAGCAGCAGAGTTGGGGCACACAGAGGCTCTGCAGAAGGTGGCCTGGGCACGCCTGCTGGGGAAACACCTCAAGCAGAACATCACGCAAGCTGTAGAAATCTTTGAGAGCTTAGCCATGCAAGGCAATGCTGATGCTCAAATG gGATTGGGCTTCATGTATGCCACAGGAATTGGGAAAAATTCAAGCCAGGCAAAAGCCCTTGTGTATTACACATTTGGTGCTCTGGGTGGCAGCCAATGGGCACAGATGGCCTTGGCCTATAGATACTGGTCAGGCATTAGTGTAGCTTCAAACTGCGAGACAGCCCTTACCTATTACAGGAAGGTTTCACATACAG TTGCAGATGAGGTTTCCTTGACCAGGAATCGTGTAGTGCAGAGAGTACGTCTGTTGGATGAAGTTGACAGCCCAGGATCCCTGTCAACGCCCTTGGATGACGATCTCATTCAATACTATCAGTTCCTTGCAGAGAAAGGAGATGTACAGGCTCAG GTGGGTTTGGGTCAGCTTCATTACCAAGGTGGCCGAGGGGTGGAACAAGACCACCAGCGAGCACTTAACTACTTCGTACAAGCTGCAGAGGCAGGCAATGCAAATGCCATGGCCTTTCTTGGCAAG ATGTACCTGGACGGTAGCTCTGTCGTGAAGCAGAGTAACGAAACTGCTCTGAAGTACTTCAAGCGTGCAGCAGATCAAAATAATGCTGTAGGTCAGAGTGGTCTGGGTTTGATGTACCTGCATGGTTGTGGGGTTCCTCAAGATTACCAGCTAGCACTCAAGTACTTCACATCAGCAGCAGAGCAAGGATGGGTCGACGGCCAGCTGCAACTTGGCAACATGTACTTCA GTGGAATGGGTGTGCGGAGGGACTACAAGATGGCCATAAAGTACTTCAACTTAGCCTCCCAGTCTGGCCATGTTTTGGCTTTTTACAACCTGGCTCTCATGCAGGCCTCGGGCACAGGGATGGTCCGTTCATGCCACACTAGTGTTGAG CTATTTAAAAATGTTGctgagagaggaaagtggggagagatGCTGATGGAAGCTCATTCAGCGTATTGGGATTCTCGACACACACAAGCACTGGTGACATACATGTTACTTGCTGAGCTAGGGTATGAGGTTGCTCAGAGCAATGCTGCCTTTCTTCTTGATAGACATGAGACAGAGCTtttcaagagagaagagagcttaGCCAGAGCACTCATGTACTGGGGCCGTGCAGCATCCCAa ggctATGCAGTTGCAAGAGTGAAACTgggtgattatcattactatggctATGGAACATCAGTGGACTATGAGACAGCTGCTGCCCACTACAGGCTGGCTTCAGAGCAACAGCATAATGCTCAGGCTATGTTTAACTTGGGTTACATGCATGAGCAAGGGCTTGGTTTGAAACAG GACATGCACCTAGCCAAACGTTTCTATGACATGGCTGCAGAAGCAAGTGCTGATGCGCAGGTGCCTGTTGCTCTGGCATTGGCCAAGCTAGCACTTCTTTTTACCTTCAAGTATTTTGAAGAT TTCAAATGGACGCAGCTGAGCAAGGGCAGCATAGAAGAGTTCCTCGGCCCAGACTGGGACATCTACCTCATGGCAGTCCTCTCTGTCGTCATTGCCATGCTTATTCTCTTCAGAAGGCCACCCCCACCTTTGGCCATGTAA